A genomic region of Streptomyces sp. NBC_00247 contains the following coding sequences:
- a CDS encoding pentapeptide repeat-containing protein, with protein sequence LDAMTRGTAESLLAIDVMVLRAEVNPLLLRASELARASVPGKKKDHRNADLMGKRMTTAKLRGASMRGAYLIAADLSGADLRDADFIGADLRDANLCGADLTGALFLTQPQLNAARGDQATRIPAALQRPGHWAA encoded by the coding sequence GGCTCGACGCGATGACGCGCGGCACGGCCGAGTCGCTGCTCGCCATCGACGTGATGGTGTTGCGCGCGGAAGTGAACCCGCTGCTGTTGCGGGCCAGTGAACTCGCCCGCGCCTCGGTGCCCGGCAAGAAGAAGGACCACCGGAACGCCGACCTCATGGGCAAGCGCATGACGACCGCCAAACTGCGCGGTGCCAGCATGCGCGGCGCCTACCTGATCGCCGCCGACCTCTCCGGGGCGGACCTGCGCGACGCGGACTTCATCGGCGCGGACCTTCGAGACGCAAACCTGTGCGGGGCGGACCTCACGGGAGCCCTGTTTCTCACCCAGCCCCAGCTCAATGCCGCTCGAGGCGACCAGGCGACCCGGATCCCAGCGGCGTTGCAGCGACCGGGCCACTGGGCCGCGTAG
- a CDS encoding DapH/DapD/GlmU-related protein gives MDIRMGDGVMIAPSVTLTTTGHPVRPAPRVDFGRYSEPIVIEDKVWIGGNVVVLPGVRIGYGSVIGAGSVVSRSIAAMTVALGTPCRVVRHITDEDLTTRTAGSEM, from the coding sequence GTGGACATCCGCATGGGCGACGGGGTCATGATCGCTCCCAGCGTGACGCTGACCACGACGGGGCATCCGGTGCGTCCCGCGCCCCGAGTCGACTTCGGTCGCTACTCGGAGCCGATCGTGATCGAGGACAAGGTCTGGATCGGCGGCAACGTCGTGGTCCTGCCCGGCGTTCGCATCGGATACGGCTCCGTCATCGGTGCCGGCAGCGTCGTCAGCCGCAGCATTGCGGCGATGACCGTTGCACTCGGAACACCTTGCCGGGTGGTCCGCCACATCACGGACGAGGACCTCACCACCCGCACCGCCGGAAGCGAGATGTAG
- a CDS encoding aminoglycoside phosphotransferase family protein: MRRDESAAVDRGSYRDAVTPWETRTWREAALAWVEGELAARGLREAGGRAVRLRPWSVLVRIPVEGHGVVFFKASPPASAFEAGLTESLARWIPGRVLEPIAVDAERGWSLLPDGGPLFRDQLNRGAAGPAEWEEMLRQYAQAQRELTPYVGRMESLGVPDGRVAALPEIFDRMVEDNSVLAQADRAALRDIRPRLAEWCAELAGFGIAETLDHGDLHDGQSFVPEPGRFVFFDWGDAALAHPFCGLLIPGRVVRERYGPEALPRLRDAYLEPWTGTCHTPSELRRAVSLGWRLGAIGRACSWARLFPGAARGAGDLGFVDGARWLRELLTEPPL, encoded by the coding sequence ATGAGGCGCGACGAGTCGGCGGCGGTGGACCGGGGGTCGTACCGGGACGCGGTGACGCCCTGGGAGACCCGTACGTGGCGGGAGGCCGCCCTGGCATGGGTGGAGGGCGAGCTCGCGGCGCGCGGGCTGCGCGAAGCGGGTGGGCGAGCCGTGCGGCTGCGACCGTGGTCCGTCCTGGTGCGGATTCCCGTCGAGGGGCACGGAGTCGTGTTCTTCAAGGCCTCCCCGCCCGCGAGCGCCTTCGAAGCGGGGCTGACCGAATCCCTGGCGCGCTGGATTCCCGGACGTGTGCTGGAGCCGATCGCCGTCGACGCCGAGCGGGGGTGGTCGCTCCTGCCGGACGGCGGTCCCCTCTTCCGGGACCAGCTGAACCGTGGAGCCGCGGGTCCGGCGGAGTGGGAGGAGATGCTGCGGCAGTACGCGCAAGCGCAGCGGGAATTGACTCCGTACGTCGGAAGAATGGAATCACTCGGTGTTCCGGACGGGCGCGTGGCGGCCCTTCCGGAGATCTTCGACCGGATGGTCGAGGACAACTCCGTGCTGGCTCAGGCCGACCGCGCGGCGTTACGGGACATCCGTCCCCGTCTCGCGGAGTGGTGCGCGGAACTCGCGGGCTTCGGAATCGCCGAAACGCTCGACCATGGCGACCTGCACGACGGCCAGTCGTTCGTGCCGGAACCGGGCCGCTTCGTTTTCTTCGACTGGGGAGACGCGGCGCTTGCGCACCCATTCTGCGGCCTCCTGATTCCCGGGCGGGTGGTCCGCGAGCGATACGGCCCCGAGGCGCTGCCGCGCCTGCGTGACGCCTACCTGGAACCATGGACGGGGACCTGCCACACCCCCTCTGAGCTGCGACGAGCCGTCAGCCTGGGGTGGCGGCTCGGAGCGATCGGCCGAGCCTGCTCCTGGGCCCGGCTCTTCCCGGGCGCGGCGCGTGGTGCGGGCGACCTCGGGTTCGTGGACGGCGCCCGCTGGCTGCGGGAATTGCTCACCGAGCCGCCTCTTTGA
- a CDS encoding RICIN domain-containing protein has protein sequence MPLNRRHFMTSALVTAASTAAMGRWATTATAAGHVAPVARGGHYAPNAAPLHPTAFQKLPPGRVKARGWLAGQLELQLDGLCGRYEEFSHFLDFDTSGWVHTDQGGWEEVPYWLRGYTDLAIVTGDAKALAATRRWIDAILTTQQSDGFFGPKALRTSLNGGPDFWPFLPLIQALRSWQEYSGDTRVIPFLSRFFRYMNAQGPGAFNTSWIALRWGDGLDSVFWLFNRTGDTFLLELADKIHQNGADWGDNLVNPHNVNIAQGFREPAQYALRSGSAQDTKDTYGTYAKAIDQYGQFAGGGIAGDENARAGHGDPRQGFETCGIVEFMASHQLLTRITGDPLWADRCEDLAFNSLPASLDPSGRAIHYITSANSVDLDNEPKRDRQFQNPFAMQAYLPGVDQYRCCPHNYGMGWPYFLEELWLATPDGGLAAAMYAASEVTAAVADGTQITITEETDYPFTDTVTLALKTPKPLKFPLVLRVPAWCTAPEIRVNGQRVTAPAGPAFTRVDRTWSNGDKVTLRFPQQTTVRTWAANHGSVSIDRGPLTYSLRIGESYERIGGTDQFPEYAVHATTPWNYGLVLDGALPQATAAPRARARERSARLAAGSNPFTLEGTPLTLTARARRIPEWSADDEHVVAPLQQSPARSTEPIEQVTLVPMGAARLRITSFPTAAPDAAPWLADRWYRIANKNSGKVLGVDGMSITNSAHVVQFGDTGTDDHLWRLVANGDGWYRIRNRHSGKVLGVDLMSTANSAHVVQFDDSDTDDHLWQLVPNGDGWYRIRNRHSDKVLGVDLMSLADSAHVVQFDDNGTDDHLWQLL, from the coding sequence ATGCCCCTGAACCGTCGGCACTTCATGACCAGCGCCCTGGTCACCGCCGCCTCGACCGCCGCCATGGGCCGCTGGGCCACCACCGCGACCGCGGCGGGTCACGTGGCGCCGGTGGCGCGCGGCGGCCACTACGCCCCGAACGCCGCCCCGCTGCACCCGACCGCGTTCCAGAAGCTGCCGCCCGGCCGGGTCAAGGCACGGGGCTGGCTCGCCGGCCAGCTCGAACTCCAGCTGGACGGCCTCTGCGGACGGTACGAGGAGTTCTCCCACTTCCTCGACTTCGACACCTCCGGCTGGGTGCACACCGACCAGGGCGGCTGGGAGGAAGTCCCATACTGGCTGCGGGGATACACCGACCTGGCGATCGTGACCGGCGACGCGAAGGCGCTCGCCGCCACCCGGCGCTGGATCGACGCGATCCTCACCACGCAGCAGTCGGACGGGTTCTTCGGCCCCAAGGCACTGCGCACCTCGCTCAACGGCGGACCCGACTTCTGGCCCTTCCTCCCGCTGATCCAGGCGCTGCGCTCCTGGCAGGAGTACAGCGGCGACACCCGGGTGATCCCCTTCCTCAGCCGGTTCTTCCGGTACATGAACGCCCAGGGTCCGGGAGCCTTCAACACCAGTTGGATCGCGCTGCGTTGGGGCGACGGCCTGGACAGCGTCTTCTGGCTGTTCAACCGGACCGGCGACACCTTCCTGCTCGAACTCGCCGACAAGATCCACCAGAACGGCGCCGACTGGGGCGACAACCTGGTCAACCCGCACAACGTCAACATCGCGCAGGGATTCCGCGAGCCCGCCCAGTACGCGCTGCGCAGCGGCTCGGCGCAGGACACCAAGGACACGTACGGCACGTACGCCAAGGCGATCGACCAGTACGGGCAGTTCGCCGGTGGCGGGATCGCCGGCGACGAGAACGCCCGCGCCGGGCACGGCGATCCACGGCAGGGGTTCGAGACCTGCGGCATCGTGGAGTTCATGGCGAGCCACCAGCTGCTCACCCGGATCACGGGCGACCCGCTCTGGGCGGACCGTTGCGAGGACTTGGCGTTCAACTCGCTTCCCGCCTCGCTCGATCCCTCGGGCAGGGCGATCCACTACATCACCAGCGCAAACAGCGTCGATCTGGACAACGAGCCCAAGCGGGACCGGCAGTTCCAGAACCCCTTCGCGATGCAGGCGTACCTGCCGGGCGTGGACCAGTACCGCTGCTGCCCGCACAACTACGGCATGGGCTGGCCGTACTTCCTCGAAGAGCTCTGGCTCGCGACCCCCGACGGCGGGCTGGCGGCGGCGATGTACGCGGCCAGCGAGGTGACGGCCGCGGTCGCGGACGGCACCCAGATCACGATCACCGAGGAGACCGACTACCCCTTCACGGACACGGTCACGCTCGCTCTCAAGACCCCGAAGCCGCTGAAGTTCCCGCTGGTGCTGCGTGTCCCGGCCTGGTGCACCGCGCCGGAGATCCGGGTCAACGGGCAGCGCGTCACCGCTCCCGCCGGTCCGGCCTTCACCCGCGTCGACCGCACCTGGAGCAACGGCGACAAGGTCACGCTGCGCTTCCCGCAGCAGACCACCGTACGCACCTGGGCGGCGAACCACGGTTCGGTGAGCATCGACCGCGGGCCGCTCACGTACTCGCTCCGGATCGGCGAGAGCTACGAGCGTATCGGCGGCACAGACCAGTTCCCGGAGTACGCGGTGCACGCGACCACCCCGTGGAACTACGGGCTGGTGCTGGACGGCGCGCTGCCCCAGGCCACCGCGGCCCCGCGTGCCCGCGCGCGTGAGCGGTCCGCCCGGCTGGCGGCCGGCTCGAACCCCTTCACCCTGGAGGGCACCCCGCTCACGCTGACCGCGCGCGCCCGCCGCATCCCCGAGTGGAGCGCCGACGACGAGCACGTGGTGGCGCCGCTCCAGCAGAGCCCGGCGCGCAGCACCGAGCCCATCGAGCAGGTCACCCTCGTCCCGATGGGGGCGGCGCGGCTGCGGATCACGTCGTTCCCGACAGCCGCACCGGACGCGGCGCCCTGGCTGGCGGACCGCTGGTACAGGATCGCCAACAAGAACTCGGGCAAGGTGCTCGGCGTCGACGGGATGTCGATCACGAACAGCGCCCACGTGGTGCAGTTCGGCGACACCGGCACCGACGACCACCTCTGGCGGCTGGTCGCCAACGGCGACGGCTGGTACCGCATCCGCAACCGGCACTCCGGCAAGGTGCTCGGCGTCGACCTGATGTCCACGGCCAACAGCGCGCACGTCGTCCAGTTCGACGACAGCGACACCGACGACCACCTCTGGCAGCTCGTTCCGAACGGCGACGGCTGGTACCGCATCCGCAACCGGCACTCGGACAAGGTGCTCGGCGTGGATCTGATGTCCCTCGCCGACAGCGCCCACGTCGTCCAGTTCGACGACAACGGCACCGACGACCACCTCTGGCAGCTGCTCTGA